In uncultured Desulfuromonas sp., the genomic stretch TTTGCCTCCAGTGGAGCACAAAACCGCACAACTGTGCCGGGCAATCAACACCCCGACGTTTTGGCCACCCCGTCGCGGTCGCCACAAGTCTTATGACTCGCCGTCAGCGATCTCAACAAGATGCAGTGAAAAATTCAGGGCTTTTCCGGCCATGGGATGATTGCCATCCAATGTGACCTGATCGCCATCAATGGCGGAAACCGTCACAACCAGCGGAATCCCTTCTTGAGTTTGGGCCTGTAACTGCATGCCCACTTCCACGTCCAGATCCGCGGGCAGCATGGAACGATCAACAGCCGCACACTGCTCTTCGTCGTAGTCACCGTAGGCATTGGCCGCTTCAATGCGAACTTCTTTTTTTTCATCAACTGCCATTCCGGTCACGGCTTGCTCGAATCCGGGAATCACCTGGGACGCACCTAAGGTAAACTCCAGAGGATCCTTACCCTGTGACGAATCAAATTGCTCGCCGTCATCGTAGGTTCCGGTGTAGTGCACTTTGACGCGTTGACCTGGTTTTGCAACACTCATCAGTTGCCTTCCTTCCTGTGGTTCGGGTTTAAAAATCACCGCAAGCCCCATCTGGGCCTTCCGATGGCGAAGATCTATTGCTCGCCCCGCGAGGCCAACACCTCACGTAACGTGGTGTAACAGTTGTACGGTATGGAGCCTATCGCTCTTATTTTCCCCAGCTCGGCACCACCATCTTCAATGCCGTGAAAATCGGAACCACCGGTGGCAAATAACCCGCGCAAACGGATCTGAGTTAGATACCATTCAATCTCGTCACAGTTGGCCCCATTGTTGTAGACCTCAACCCCCTGCAACCCCAGGGCGGTCAAATCATCCAACAAGGTTGTCATCACATCAGGGTCCCGCGAGATATACGGCGGGTGCGCCAACACCGCGACGCCACCGGCGTCGTGAATCAAAGCCATGGCCTCATCCACCGGGAAGAACTTTTTGGCAATGTTGCACGGCGTCAGATATTTGATAAACGCCTCCTCTACGGTCTTGGCATAACCGGCTGCCATCAACTCCATGGCAATGTGAGGACGGCCAATGGTGCCACCGGCGCGCTCGGCAACCTTTTCGTAACAGATCGACTGCAAGCCACGCTGCTGAAGGCGTTCATTGATTTTTTCAACAATCAACGCATTGCGCTGGCGACGGAACTGCTGGAACGCGCGCAACTCCTCATTGAGACGTGGATGGCGCGGATCAAAACCGTAGCCGAGCAGGTGAATATCCTTGAACGCTTTCCAGACGCAAGACAGCTCGACGCCGCTGATGACGTCAATGCCGCGCTGGTGCCCAGCCTGCCGCGCCGGCTCAACACCATCAATATTGTCATGGTCACACAGGGCCATGGCAACAACGCGGTTCTGTGCGGCTTTTTCGATCAGCTGCTGCGGGGTGAACGCCCCGTCAGAACACGCGCTGTGGGTATGAAGATCGATCTGTTCCGTCATAGTGCTATCCTGTTTGCCGGGTTAAGCCGAGGGCTTTGCCTGCTTGATCGACAACGAAATCCTCTTGCGTGAGGTGTCTACTGACAACACTTTAACATGAACCACCTGGCCAACCTTGACAATTTCTGCCGGGTTTTTCACGAAGCGATCCGCTAGTTCACTGATATGAACCAGGCCGTCCTGATGCACACCGATATCGACAAAGGCACCAAAAGCAGCCACATTGGTCACGCTGCCCTGCAACACCATGCCGGGTTGCAGATCACCCATCTCCTGAACATCATCGCGAAAGGAGGCTGTTTCAAACTGACGCCGCGGGTCGCGACCGGGCTTGAGCAGTTCGTCGCGAATATCCCTGAGGGTCGGCAGGCCGACCTCCTCACTGACATAGCGCGGCAGATCGAGTTGTTTGATTTTTTCGGTATCGCCGACCAGCGTTGCCACATCCACAGCCAGGTCGGCAGCCATCCGTTCCACCAAGGCATAGTTCTCCGGATGAACGGCGCTGTTGTCCAGGGGGTGCCCCCCTTTCACCCGCAGGAAACCAGCAGCCTGCTCATAGGCCTTGGCGCCAAGGCGCGGCACATCAAGCAAATCACAACGCTGGGCAAACCCGCCACGCTGATCGCGCTCCCGGACAATGGCCTTGGCCAGTGTCGGCCCGATGCCGGATACGTAGCCGAGCAACGCCGCCGACGCCGTGTTCAAATCGACTCCGACATAGTTGACACAACTTTCCACCACCGCATCGAGAGACTGCTTTAAGGCGCGCTGATTGACATCATGCTGATACTGACCGACGCCGATGCTCTTGGGATCGATTTTAACCAGTTCGGCCAACGGGTCCTGCAGACGTCGGGCAATGGAGATCGCTCCACGCACGGTGATGTCCAGGTCGGGAAATTCCTCGCGGGCAATTTCCGAAGCGGAATACACACTGGCTCCCGCCTCATTGACCATCACTACCGGGCACTTGTGGTCGTATTGCCGCAGGGTCTGACGGACAAACTGTTCCATCTCCCGCCCCCCGGTACCGTTGCCCACCGCCACCATCCCAACAGCGTATTTGTTGATCAATGCACTGATCTGATGGGAGAACTGCGGCTGCTGCGCCTTCTGGGTGTGCGGATAGATCGTGGCATGATCAAGAAACGCCCCCGTGGCACTGACCACAGCCAATTTTGAACCGGTACGCAACCCGGGATCAACACCGAGCACCACGACTTCACCGGCCGCTGGAGCCAGCAACACATGGCGCAGGTTGTCGGCAAACACGGCAATCGCCGCCTCTTCAGCAATTTTCTTGGCATCGAGGCGCAGTTCCACCTCTATAGACGGTGCCAGCAAGCGATCATACGCATCAGCAATGACAGACGCGAAAAACTCCTGCCATGGTGCGCGACGTGGCGCATCACATAAGCGGACCATCTCTTTGAGAATGTCGTCGCGCGGTGTCTCCAGAGTCAGGCGCAGCACCTCTTCCCCTTCGCCACGTCGCAACGCCAACATGCGATGGGAGGGTATTTGTCTTAACGGCTCGCTGGCCTGATAATAACTTTCGTATTTGCTCGGTTTGTCGGCATAGTCCGCTGCAACGCGACTGACCAAAACACCCTGCTGCCAGGTTTTCTGACGCACTCGGGCACGAATCGTCGCCTGCTCATTGATCTGTTCGGCCAGGATATCCCCGGCGCCTTTCAGGGCGGCGGCACCGTCAGCCAGCTCTTCATGCTGACTGGCCAGTTGCTCGGCCAATTGCTCAACCGCCGACCACGCCATGTCCCCGCGGACCAGACTCAGGGCCAACGGCTCCAACCCTCGTTCGCGAGCCATGGTGGCACGGGTTCGTCGACGCGGTTTGTAGGGCAGATATAAATCCTCTAAAACCGCTTTATCGCGCACCTGGACAATACGACCACGCAATTCGTCACTGAGTTTGCCTGCCTGTTCGATGGTCTGCAGAATCGTCTGTTTGCGCTGAGCCAACTCATGATAGTACTGGAGTCGTTCCTGCATCTGGCGGATCTGCACTTCATCGAGTTCACCGGTTTGTTCTTTTCGATAACGGGCAATAAACGGCACCGTAGCTCCGCCGGTGAGCAGGGCCGAGCAATTTTCCACCTGCCATTGCGCCAGACCACTATCCTCGCACAACCAGCCAAGGGGAAATTCATAAGATGTTTTTTCACGCGCCATAAGGTTTGTTCCAGCCCTTTACGGATTAGTTTGATATGAAAAGGGCCAGAGTCTAGCATGATCATCGGCCGACTCCAAGAGCGATTCCAGCTTTTACACGAAGGCGTTAAACCAAGATGCCCGACTCGTGAATTGCGGGACACACGTTCCATCCTGGCATCCCTTTAGCCAGGCGTCCTTGCTGCACTCAAGGCAAAATTCAAATGCCCCTTTGTCAAACCACAGTCTTTATTGCATAATGTCCTTAGACTCTCTCGCATGTATTGATCTGTTTTAGCGCCAGGAAGAACACATGAATTCCATCCTCGACATCATTAAAGTTCTGGCGTCATTTCTAGTCGGTGCCATGACACTGAGCTTTTTATCCTTCACCCAGAAAACCGTAGTCGGCTACCCCCATCTGATCCTCGGCTATGCCATCCCAGCCCTGGTGGGTGGCCTTGTCAGCGCCACGTTATTCATCCTTTACCGCCGGACTCTTTTACTCACCAAGAATACAACCTCAGCTCTGCACGGTTTTTCTCGCACTGAACTCACCTACAGCATTCTTGCCGGCAGTGTGACACTGTGTTTATTCTCCGCCATTCAGAAGGCCATGGCAGGCTATCCGATGAAGCTGGCCGGGTTTACCGTGCCGGTCCTTTTTGGTGGGCTCAGCGGCGCCCTGATTGGCATGTATCTGACCCGCAGCCGCCGCCTGCTCATTGCCCAGCAGGAAGCAGGCACTTTTTTACAGCAGGAAAAAGAGCGCACCGACGACATCATCACCTCCATCAGCGATGGATTGCTGGTTACCGATGCCGAGGGTCGTGTTGAACTGGCCAATCCGGCCGCCGTGGAACTACTCGGTATTCCGGCGACCGGCCTGACCGGGAAAACCCTGGCAGAGGTTTTACAGCAGGCCAGCGCCGAGGACCACAGCGAGTTTCTAAAGCCCAACAACATTGGTCACAGCGCTCAGATCAAACTCAATACTCAAGATGGCAGCTTACGTACCGTTCATGCCCGCACCGCAGCCGTCCATAACCATCAACGTTGCAGTGGTGAAATCGTCCTGCTGCTCCACGACAATACCGAAGAGCACCGCATTGACCGGATGAAGTCGGAGTTTCTGTCCACGGCAACGCACAACCTGAAAACGCCGATCACAGCGATTACCGGTTATTCGGAACTGCTGATGAGCCAAAACCTGCTGTCCAGTGAAGAACAACAGGAATTCCTCACCTATATTCACGACAAAGCCTGGCAACTCAACAAATTGATCGACAACCTGCTTGACATCAGCCGGGTTGAATCTGGTCGCGAGGTTCGCTTGGAAAAAAGTGATGTCAAAGCTCAGCGCCTCATGGATGAAATCAAAACCTTTTGCGACAACCAGCAAACCCACTGTGAATTTAATTACCAGTTCGAGCACACCGAAAGCCTGCTGTATATCGATCTGACCAAAATGGTTTTGGTCATGGAAAACCTGATCAGCAATGCCATGAAGTTCTCTCCCGGCGGTGGTCGAATCTCGCTGACCGGCAACAAAACCGGCAACTGCTACGAGATTAAAATCGCAGATGAGGGGATCGGCATGAGCGATGAGGAGTGCTGCCAGATTTTTGACCGCTTCTATCGTGCCGATGTGTCGGAGTCTGCACCGCATGGATTTGGTTTGGGATTGACGTTGGTCAAACAGTTGGTGGAAGCCCACGGCGGCGAGGTTCAAGTGCACAGCATCCCACGTCAGGGCACCACAGTTTCATTCCAACTCCCGATCCGAAATGGCGTATTTTAATGTCCTCAGATCAACACACATTACACATTCAACAGCTCAGTACTTTTTTCTTCACCGCCAACGGCATCGTCAAAGCAGTGCGTGATGTCAGCCTGACGCTGGAGGCAGGCCAGACCCTGGCTCTGGTCGGGGAATCCGGCTGCGGCAAATCTATGACGGCTTTGTCGGTTCTGCGTCTGGTTCCGCAACCTGGGCGCATCGTCTCCGGGCAAATCCATTTTGACGGTGTCGACCTGCTGCAATTACCCAATGAAGAGATGCGCCGGGTACGCGGCAACCGGATTGCCATGATTTTTCAGGACCCCATGACTGCGCTCAATCCGGTCTTCAACGTCGGCAGTCAACTTAAAGAAGTGTTGAGTCTCCATTTAGGATTAGACAACAAGGCCGCACAGCAAAAGGCCGTCGACCTGCTTCATCAGGTCGGCATCCCCTCACCGGCCCAACGTTATCGTGACTACCCCCATCAGCTTTCCGGCGGCATGCGTCAACGGGTCATGATTGCCATGGCCCTGGCCTGCAATCCCGAGGTGTTGATTGCCGATGAACCAACCACAGCTCTTGACGTCACCATCCAGGCACAAATCATGGCCCTGCTCGACGACCAGCGCCAACAACGGCGCATGGCCAACCTGCTCATCAGTCACGATCTCGGTGTTGTGGCCCAGAATGCCGACAGTGTCGCGATCATGTATGACGGGCTGATTGTTGAACAAGCTCCGGTCACCACGTTATTCAACGCCCCCCGCCATCCATACACCCAGGGCCTGCTGAACTGCATTCCCCATCTCGGCCAACGCCATAAATCGCTTTCCAACATGCCGCAAGGGTCCTTCTGGCAACACTGCCCGCAAGACTTTGCCCCGCGTGGTGCCGAATTCGCGCCATTGCGCAACATCGGTGAGAATCATCGTGTCCGGATGTGGGAGTAATCGTTATGCCAACACCATTACTGGAACTGCGACACGTCCATAAGAGCTTTACTGTCAGCGGCCCCCAGCATCTGGGCAAACGGGTTCAGCTGCCGGCAGTGTGCGATGTTTCCCTGCAACTGGAACGGGGCAAAACATTGGGACTGGTTGGCGAATCCGGGTGCGGCAAGTCCACCATCAGCAAGCTGATCATGGGTCTGTTAACACCGGACCAAGGCACGGTTCACTTTCAAGGCACCTGCCTGAGTGAGCTATCGCCACGCCAATGGCGGCCGTATCGACGCCAGATTCAGATGATCTTTCAGGACCCATACGCGTCCCTGAATCCTCGCATGACCGTCGAACAGATTCTGTCGGAGCCGTTCATCATCCACACCCGGCTCAACGCAACCGAGCGCCGCCAAAAAGTGGCGACACTGCTGGATACGGTTGGCCTGTCAGCCTCCTTTGCCCGGCGTTATCCGCATGAATTCTCCGGCGGTCAACGCCAGCGTATCGGCATTGCCCGAGCCCTGGCGCTGCAGCCGGAAATCATCATTGCCGATGAACCGGTTTCCGCCCTCGACCTTTCCATTCAGGCCCAGATCATCAACCTTCTCGATGAACTGCAACAAGAGTTTGCCTTGACCTACCTGTTTATCTCCCACGATCTTTCCGTGGTGGAACATCTGTGTGATGAGATTGCCGTCATGTACCTGGGCCGTCTGGTTGAATCGTCCGAGGTTGACCGTTTTTACCAACAACCGCTCCACCCCTACAGTGAGGCGCTGCTTCAAGCCCTGCCTGTTGCCGACCCACGCCGACAACGTCGCCCACTGCCAAGCGGCGAGATCCCCTCCCCCTTGAACCCACCACCGGGTTGCCCCTTTCACCCACGTTGCCCCTATGCCATCGACATCTGCCGCCAACAAACACCAGCGCTGCAAGCGCACCAAAAAGCAGGGGTGGCAGCCTGCCATCGCTGCGATGAATTAACTCTGGACGGATTGACGCCTTGACCAGGCGTGCCAAAAGTGGCACACTCCATTGAGACCATATTTCATCAGGGGAGGAAACATCTTTTTCCGGCGCACATTCAGCGCGTTACCCCACAAGAGCACCGTAAAACCTTTTGCTGCGCTAAAGGACTCACCATGACAGGACCGATCAAAACCGTCAAAGAGCGCTGCCGGAAATGCTACGCTTGCGTCAGAAACTGCCCGGTCAAAGCGATTAAAGTCAAAGCCAATTATGCCGAAGTGATCTATCCACGCTGTATCGGTTGCGGCAAATGTATTGCCGTCTGCACCCAAAAAGCCAAAATCATCGCCGACAGCAGTGAAGAGACCCGCCAGTTCCTTGCCACGGCCAAAAAAACCGTGGCGGTTCTCGGCTGCTCCTTTCCGGCATTTTTTCATGATGCCAGCCCCGGCCAATTGGTCACCGGTCTAAAGCGACTCGGCTTCTCCGAGGTTCATGAGGGTGCGTCCGGCGTTGAACTGATCTCAGATTCGTATATGGATCAGGTCGAACAGTCTCCGGACCAGCCACTGATCAGCACCCACTGTCCGACCATCGTCGACCTGATCGAGCGCCACTACCCGCAGATGCTAAAAAACCTGATGACCACGGTATCACCGATGATTGCCATCGGCCGCTTTATCAAGGCCCACCACGGTGAGGATGTGCGCGTTATCTACATCAGCTCATGCATTGCCGGTAAATTTGAAATTGCCGCCGAGCAGGTGGCCGGTGCGATTGACGGGGTTCTGACCTATAAGGAACTCAGCCAGATGTTCCGCCAGCAGAAGCTCGACCTCAACCGACTCGGCACCACGCCGTTTGACGGTCTGGAGCCGCAAAAAGGGCGGCTCTTTCCGATCACGGGGGGACCGTTTCAGGTGTTCAATGTCAACGACGATTTCTTCCATCCGCAATTTATCTCAACCGAAGGGGAAGAAAACTCGCTGGAGATCATTCGCGATCTGGCCGCCGGTCGCATTCAGGCCCGTCTGGTGGACATTCGCTTCTGCAATGGCGGCTGTATCGGCGGACCGGGTAAAAACAACCGTTTGACCACCTTTGCCAAACGGACCCTGATTCATCAATATTTTCAAAGCGGGTCAATCACCTACAACACCAACCCCGCCTACCACAACGCCACGCCGACAATGAATCTGTCGCGCACATTTCGCAACAAACATAAACGCCTCGACCTTCCCGGTGGCGACAGTATCCGCAAAATCCTTCAACAGACCAACAAAGTCTGTGAGCAAGACGAGCTCGATTGTGGCGCCTGTGGCTACGATACCTGCCGCGAACATGCCATTGCCGTCTATCAAGGGCTGGCGGATATTGAGATGTGCCTGCCCTACTCGCTGCAACGCCTGGAAGAGGACCGTGTCATTCTTGCCCAGAAATACGAACTGGCCAAACATGCCCTGTCCCAGGAATTCGGCGAAGTAGAAATTGTCGGCAAAGACCCCCATACCATTGAGGTGCTCAACCTGATCCGTCAGGTCGGGCCAACCCCGACAACGGTTCTGATCCGTGGTGAAAGCGGCACCGGCAAGGAACTCACGGCCCGCGCCATCCACCAGATGAGCCAACGGGCCGACAAAACCCTGGTCACCCTTAACTGCACCACCCTCACCGACAGCCTGTTGGAAAGCGAACTGTTTGGCCACAAAAAGGGCGCCTTTACCGGTGCCTTGGCAGACAAACGCGGCCTGTTTGAAGCGGCCAACGGCGGCACGATCTTCCTCGATGAGATTGGCGATATCACTCCCAAACTGCAGGCGGAGTTACTGCGCGTGCTCGACAGTGGTGAGATCCGCCCGGTGGGAGGCAACAGCAGCCGCCAAGTCGATGTTCGCCTGATCGCCGCGACCAACAAAAATCTTGAGCAAGGCGTCACTGATGGCTGGTTTCGTGAAGACCTTTTTTACCGACTAAATGTGTTCTCCATCACCATGCCGCCACTACGCAGTCGTCTCGACTCCTTAGAAGCCCTGGTGGAACAATTTCTCCGCAGCACCAGTAAACGGGTGAATAAAACCATCGACAGCATTGACCGCCGCGCCATTGAAGCCATGCGTAACTACCAGTGGCCGGGCAACATCCGCGAACTGCAGAACATCATCGAACGAGCGGCCGTACTGACCCAGGACAACTGTATCCATTTGGAAAACCTGCCGGTTGTGTTTACGGAGCTGATCGCCAAGCACCACGATGACCCGGACCAACCCTCGACATCGTTCCGCGACAGCCTTGAGCGCCAACTGCAACTGATCGAAAAAGGCCTGCTGAAAAGTTATCTTGAGCAAACCCAGGGCAACGTTTCAGAGGCGGCCCGGCGCGCCCAGTTGCCGCGCCGTAGCATGTACCGCCTGCTGGAACGCCACAATCTGAGCGGTGAAGATTATCGGTCTGGCGAAAAGTGAGCCATTCGTGACACACTCGCAAAAAAAGTGTGCCACAAAGAGCACATCTTTACGCCATTTTTTACCGCAGAGCGACAAACACCTTAACCCGATAAAAACAAAAAATACGCAATTTTAACAAGTTACAAATATTTCTATTTCTTTCGAGAAAGATGGCATGCTCGCTGCAAACATACCCAGCCATACTAAATTGATACGGGAGCTACAACATTTCTACCCCCTTTCAGAAATAACCTCCCAACTTTATACGCCGTACCGGGATCTCTCTCCCCCGGACGGCGTTTTTTTTGCCTTCCCCACAGGGCAAACGCAGGAGAGTGGCCGTAAACAGGTGATCGTCCGCACCAGACAACCGACCACCTGCACTCTGCTTGCTGCGATTCTGACTTGCGCCAAAGCCGGACAGGCATGTCCATCAGACAATGACCTTGCCGCTAAAACCGCCTTCATGCTATGATCCGCAAGTTTTACATTTCACAACTTAAGTCACGTACAGTGTCGGCAAAGACACGCCTGAATCCTTCGCCTGTCGACTGATTCAGGTTGAATTGAACACATCCCAT encodes the following:
- a CDS encoding peptidylprolyl isomerase yields the protein MSVAKPGQRVKVHYTGTYDDGEQFDSSQGKDPLEFTLGASQVIPGFEQAVTGMAVDEKKEVRIEAANAYGDYDEEQCAAVDRSMLPADLDVEVGMQLQAQTQEGIPLVVTVSAIDGDQVTLDGNHPMAGKALNFSLHLVEIADGES
- a CDS encoding PHP domain-containing protein yields the protein MTEQIDLHTHSACSDGAFTPQQLIEKAAQNRVVAMALCDHDNIDGVEPARQAGHQRGIDVISGVELSCVWKAFKDIHLLGYGFDPRHPRLNEELRAFQQFRRQRNALIVEKINERLQQRGLQSICYEKVAERAGGTIGRPHIAMELMAAGYAKTVEEAFIKYLTPCNIAKKFFPVDEAMALIHDAGGVAVLAHPPYISRDPDVMTTLLDDLTALGLQGVEVYNNGANCDEIEWYLTQIRLRGLFATGGSDFHGIEDGGAELGKIRAIGSIPYNCYTTLREVLASRGEQ
- a CDS encoding Tex family protein, producing the protein MAREKTSYEFPLGWLCEDSGLAQWQVENCSALLTGGATVPFIARYRKEQTGELDEVQIRQMQERLQYYHELAQRKQTILQTIEQAGKLSDELRGRIVQVRDKAVLEDLYLPYKPRRRTRATMARERGLEPLALSLVRGDMAWSAVEQLAEQLASQHEELADGAAALKGAGDILAEQINEQATIRARVRQKTWQQGVLVSRVAADYADKPSKYESYYQASEPLRQIPSHRMLALRRGEGEEVLRLTLETPRDDILKEMVRLCDAPRRAPWQEFFASVIADAYDRLLAPSIEVELRLDAKKIAEEAAIAVFADNLRHVLLAPAAGEVVVLGVDPGLRTGSKLAVVSATGAFLDHATIYPHTQKAQQPQFSHQISALINKYAVGMVAVGNGTGGREMEQFVRQTLRQYDHKCPVVMVNEAGASVYSASEIAREEFPDLDITVRGAISIARRLQDPLAELVKIDPKSIGVGQYQHDVNQRALKQSLDAVVESCVNYVGVDLNTASAALLGYVSGIGPTLAKAIVRERDQRGGFAQRCDLLDVPRLGAKAYEQAAGFLRVKGGHPLDNSAVHPENYALVERMAADLAVDVATLVGDTEKIKQLDLPRYVSEEVGLPTLRDIRDELLKPGRDPRRQFETASFRDDVQEMGDLQPGMVLQGSVTNVAAFGAFVDIGVHQDGLVHISELADRFVKNPAEIVKVGQVVHVKVLSVDTSRKRISLSIKQAKPSA
- a CDS encoding ATP-binding protein gives rise to the protein MNSILDIIKVLASFLVGAMTLSFLSFTQKTVVGYPHLILGYAIPALVGGLVSATLFILYRRTLLLTKNTTSALHGFSRTELTYSILAGSVTLCLFSAIQKAMAGYPMKLAGFTVPVLFGGLSGALIGMYLTRSRRLLIAQQEAGTFLQQEKERTDDIITSISDGLLVTDAEGRVELANPAAVELLGIPATGLTGKTLAEVLQQASAEDHSEFLKPNNIGHSAQIKLNTQDGSLRTVHARTAAVHNHQRCSGEIVLLLHDNTEEHRIDRMKSEFLSTATHNLKTPITAITGYSELLMSQNLLSSEEQQEFLTYIHDKAWQLNKLIDNLLDISRVESGREVRLEKSDVKAQRLMDEIKTFCDNQQTHCEFNYQFEHTESLLYIDLTKMVLVMENLISNAMKFSPGGGRISLTGNKTGNCYEIKIADEGIGMSDEECCQIFDRFYRADVSESAPHGFGLGLTLVKQLVEAHGGEVQVHSIPRQGTTVSFQLPIRNGVF
- a CDS encoding ABC transporter ATP-binding protein, which codes for MSSDQHTLHIQQLSTFFFTANGIVKAVRDVSLTLEAGQTLALVGESGCGKSMTALSVLRLVPQPGRIVSGQIHFDGVDLLQLPNEEMRRVRGNRIAMIFQDPMTALNPVFNVGSQLKEVLSLHLGLDNKAAQQKAVDLLHQVGIPSPAQRYRDYPHQLSGGMRQRVMIAMALACNPEVLIADEPTTALDVTIQAQIMALLDDQRQQRRMANLLISHDLGVVAQNADSVAIMYDGLIVEQAPVTTLFNAPRHPYTQGLLNCIPHLGQRHKSLSNMPQGSFWQHCPQDFAPRGAEFAPLRNIGENHRVRMWE
- a CDS encoding oligopeptide/dipeptide ABC transporter ATP-binding protein, encoding MPTPLLELRHVHKSFTVSGPQHLGKRVQLPAVCDVSLQLERGKTLGLVGESGCGKSTISKLIMGLLTPDQGTVHFQGTCLSELSPRQWRPYRRQIQMIFQDPYASLNPRMTVEQILSEPFIIHTRLNATERRQKVATLLDTVGLSASFARRYPHEFSGGQRQRIGIARALALQPEIIIADEPVSALDLSIQAQIINLLDELQQEFALTYLFISHDLSVVEHLCDEIAVMYLGRLVESSEVDRFYQQPLHPYSEALLQALPVADPRRQRRPLPSGEIPSPLNPPPGCPFHPRCPYAIDICRQQTPALQAHQKAGVAACHRCDELTLDGLTP
- a CDS encoding sigma 54-interacting transcriptional regulator; protein product: MTGPIKTVKERCRKCYACVRNCPVKAIKVKANYAEVIYPRCIGCGKCIAVCTQKAKIIADSSEETRQFLATAKKTVAVLGCSFPAFFHDASPGQLVTGLKRLGFSEVHEGASGVELISDSYMDQVEQSPDQPLISTHCPTIVDLIERHYPQMLKNLMTTVSPMIAIGRFIKAHHGEDVRVIYISSCIAGKFEIAAEQVAGAIDGVLTYKELSQMFRQQKLDLNRLGTTPFDGLEPQKGRLFPITGGPFQVFNVNDDFFHPQFISTEGEENSLEIIRDLAAGRIQARLVDIRFCNGGCIGGPGKNNRLTTFAKRTLIHQYFQSGSITYNTNPAYHNATPTMNLSRTFRNKHKRLDLPGGDSIRKILQQTNKVCEQDELDCGACGYDTCREHAIAVYQGLADIEMCLPYSLQRLEEDRVILAQKYELAKHALSQEFGEVEIVGKDPHTIEVLNLIRQVGPTPTTVLIRGESGTGKELTARAIHQMSQRADKTLVTLNCTTLTDSLLESELFGHKKGAFTGALADKRGLFEAANGGTIFLDEIGDITPKLQAELLRVLDSGEIRPVGGNSSRQVDVRLIAATNKNLEQGVTDGWFREDLFYRLNVFSITMPPLRSRLDSLEALVEQFLRSTSKRVNKTIDSIDRRAIEAMRNYQWPGNIRELQNIIERAAVLTQDNCIHLENLPVVFTELIAKHHDDPDQPSTSFRDSLERQLQLIEKGLLKSYLEQTQGNVSEAARRAQLPRRSMYRLLERHNLSGEDYRSGEK